The DNA region GCTCATTACCGCCAGGAAGTTTGGCGAAAATTAAAGTATCAAGCTGAGTTATCTGAGAAGCTGTTTCAAGTTGATAAGTTACAGCTGGACTAAGTTGCAACTCATCAATACCTTTCTCAAAGCCCAAAATAGTAGCATAGTCCTTGTCGCCAGCAGCTGTATAAAAAGCGCCTTTCGCATCCCCAAGCACAAAGAAATCTTTCACGCCATCGCCAGAAAAATTTGTGACGGTGCCGTTTCCGTCAACCGCACCGCCACCTATTAATTGATCTCTCTCAAATAATTCTACTGTCCCATCACCTTTTGATGTTCCTCCAGTAACGCCAAATCCATTCAGAGTGTCACTACCAGCACCGCCTACAAGATAGTCCTCAAAGAATCCTTGAGGAGCATCAGGAGAGCCGCTAAGGCTTCCAGTAAGACTATCATTACCATCGCCCCCAAATATTACATCACTACCCTGACCTCCATCGAGGGTGTCATTGCCAGCATCCCCAAAAACCAAGTCATCCCCTGCACTTCCGGAGAGATTATCATTTCCGAGTCCCCCATTTAGGGTGTCATTACCGAGACTTCCAAGGAGGGTATCATCGCCGCTATCCCCATTGAGCAAGTCATCACCAAGACTTCCACTCAGTTCATCATCACCGCTACCCCCATTCAGGGTGTCATTGCCGAGGTTGCCAAACAATCTGTCATTCCCATCTCCCCCATTCAGTAGGGAATTACCACTGATACCTGTAAATATCTTGTCATTACCACCTCCCCCAGTCAAAGTATCGTTGCCACCAAGACCAAAAATCGTGTAATCCTTGGTATTAGTGTTTCCTCCTGGGACACTTAATAGATCGTTGCCGCTAGTTCCTTGTAATAAAAGACTCCCACCTCCAGATGTATTGTTATTACGGTCTCTCCCGGTCAAGATATCGTTACTACGACTAAAAAGATTCGCGATTTTATCAGCATTATTATTGCCTCCTATATTGTTGCTGTCATTTATTTCTAGAGTTGCCATATTTTTTTACCTCGCAAATTCTTGGTTGAAGTTGCCAATGTGTAGTGGGTAATCATCCTAAGAAGATGTTTTAAAAGTATTTTGTTGTGATTTTAAACACTTCTCGATCCCCCCTAATCGATGTCAGTCGGTCATGGGGAGCCACTCCGTTGTCTTGAAGGAAGTGGCGTGAAAACCCCCTTTTCCCGCACTGGCTCACCCTTTTAAAAGGGAAACCGGAATCAAAGTTCCCTTTAAAAAGAGGGATTTATAAGGATCTAAAACGTTTTGATAGCAACAATAGGACTTTTAAAACATCCTCTCAGCTATTTTGGAGGGTTAGGTTCATTGCTAAATCATTGTCTTCCCCAAAAATATTTGTCAAAACTGTCCTAAAAATAGGCTAAATTAGCCCCTCACATGAAACTATCACCTATCGAATTGAAGCCTGTAAATCCGAAATTGCTTAACAGGTTATTATTTGTTTGTATCCCGCTCACATCACCGAAAGATGGATTCAAATCAGCGATGACATTACTACGCCCAGAAGCAGAATTTGTTGTTGTACCTAGAGATAACCTGGGATTAGTACCTCTGGTAAGTGTATCAGTGCCTAAATTGCTGACGAAAGTACCGTTATTTTGACCTCCTAATAGCAAATCGTTCGTGTTATCTCTAGTGTAGGAATTCGTAGCTAGCACACTAATTCTATTGGATGTTGCTCTGGGTACGAAAACTTCTTCACTCCTGTTAATGGTTAAACCTGTAGGGGAAGAAATGCTGACGTTGACGCTGCCGCCGGCACCACTCATATTGACATAGGACAGACCTGTTAAAAAAATTCTGCTCATTAGATTTCCTCTTGAACTTGCTAGATACTTGCTAGATATAATATATACCAACTTGACGAGAGAGGAGAAAGGAGCAGAAAACAGTGGAAAAGATGGTGTAATTCGCCTACCAAGAGGGTTTCAGGGCAAATAAATTTATTGAGGTTAAGTAAGTAGGCACAATTAAACCGAACTGTGTAAATTTATGTAAAGCACCAGAAACGCTTTGAATATCAGCTTTTAAGCGATTTACATTTCTTAATTGTAGTTGTATTTTTTAGCGCCCACTTACTTAATGTTAAATATTTATTTCAAGATGCATTACGACAGGAAATAATACGTCCAAGTTTCAGCAGACATATAAATTTATTTATGGCGTTCTCTCCTAAGCTTTGTGCCCCCTGTCCCCTTTCCTATTCTTTGACAGATAGTTATGATACTAAAGCTCAAGTATGAGTAAGCCACAAACTGAAAACGAACGTAATAGTAGGGGTTTGCGCCCTTACGAATCAGGAAGCAAACACCATTAGTAATAGAACGATAAGCTTGATGGTATGGGTAATGCTTACCGCTTGAAGGTAACTATGGGTATCGTCTCTTATGCTGAAGTTAACGTTGTTTTGTGAGTTTTGTGATATCCCTGGCTTTAGCTGAAATGTCCAGATGGTAAGACTTCTAAAAATGTTTTGGTTTACCAAGCATGGTACTTGTTTAGATGCTGAACTTTGGAGGCGCTACCCTAGCATTACTCGACTTGACAAGAGACTTCTTACATTAACAAACAGATATCACCTTGCACAAAGAAGTAAGTCTTGCAAGTGTCTAATTAACTGTGTTAACATTGAGTCTAATTTAGAAAATTGCTGAAAACTATCTTGGTTTATAGTTTTCAGCAATCTTTGAACATCCAACAGTAGGTTGAGTAGAGTACAAGATAACCCAACAAAACAATTGCTATGGAGTGTTGGTTTTTTCACTCACTCTAACCTGCTTTTGTTTTTTGGCTTCAGCTTAACTAATCCAGTTGGATCAATTATTAGCGAACGGTAGCAGCAATAGCGTTAACGAAAGTCTCAGAGCGATCGTCTTCAACTTGAACACCACCAATAACGCTGCTGAAGGTTCTGTTTCCGGTAGCATCAGCGCTAACAACTAATTCAGCAGTGTTGCCTTGGATACCAGCCAAGTTAGTGTTAACTGTCTTGGTGAAGCTTTCATTAACAACAGCTCTAACTGTCTTGTCTGCTGTGTAGACGTTGGCGATGTTAGTACCACGACCACCAAGAATTTCTTCAGAGGTATTTTCCAAGTAGTTTAGATCAGAAATAATCATTTGAGTTTCTCCTGAAAAGTTTAGTTTTTGGGCGGAATCATTTGACGTTACAAAGTTGTCTTTGTTAACCAGATAATTAGACGGTAGCAGCAATAGCGTTAACGAAAGTCTCAGAGCGATTGTCTTCAACTTGAACACCACCAATAACGCTGCTGAAGGTTCTGTTTCCGGTAGCATCAGCGCTAACAACTAATTCAGCAGTGTTGCCTTGGATACCATTCAAGTTAGTGGTAACTGTCTTGGTGAAGCTTTCGTTAACAACAGCTGTAACTCTCTTGTCTGCTGTGTAGACGTTGGCGATGTTAGTACCACGACCACCAAGAATTTCTTCAGAGGTATTTTCCAAGTAGTTTAGATCAGAAATAATCATTTGAGTTTCTCCTGAGATTTGTAAGTTATTTGCGGAATCTTTGGCGTGACAAAGTTGTCTTTGTTAGCCACATAATTACTATAAAACATTTATCAAAAAAGTCAATACTAAAATTGAAGAATTTTCCATTAAAAAAACTAATATTTGAAAAGCTTGCAACGACTATATATAGGCATTAATAATACCTAAAAAAAAGGCATGTTAAAGCTAGGCAGTAATTTAATTTATTACTGCCCTACAATGCTTGTAGCGATTTAAAGTAATTTTATAATTTCGCTAAAATAGCATTTTTCGGATCTATTTACAAAGATAGAAAAAACGAAAACATATTAAATTTTTAAGAAAACAATACGCTAGAGAAATCTACCTTAATCAGATCAGATAGTCAGCTAAAAACATTTGAAATTTAATAATCTATTAAGCCTTACTAAATATATCTAGGAATTTAGCCTGCGATCGCACATTTGCATCTGAACCTATCTAAGTCAATGCTGATGCATTTGCATCTATAGGACTCATATCTGATTTCTGAACAATATTCTCAGATAAAACCCTGATAAAACGGGCTTTTCAGTCTCAGTATTTTTTCAAAAATCAAATCGGAGTCCTGTATGTTAAAAAAACTGACTTTGATAAAGTATTTTAGCCTTAACCCAAGCGTACTGTTATCTGAGTAACTGTTTTCATAGCCTTCATTTGTTGCTTTAACCAATCAGAAAATCATTTTCTAATGGTTTTTTGACCCAACTGCTCATTGTAGTTGGGGTTCAATGATTTCTTTCAGCGAAAAAGCGAAAGATAAGTCTTAATAGGAAACACAAAATGATTTTAAACTTTAACTGTGAGTCTGAAGCTCACTCAAAAAAAAGATGTTTTTCAAAACGCGTAGCAGAAGAATTGCAGTGTCCAAGTTTTCAATCCCACGTTTAAAAATGTGGGTTAGTGAGTCCTCATCCCTCCTCCCGGTTGGTTGGTAGGATTCTGAATGGTAGCAGAAATAGCATTAACGAAAGTTTCAGAGCGATTCTCTTCGGTTTGTACACCACCAATGACGCTGGAGAAGGTATTATCGCCAGTAGCATCAGCGCTAACAACTAATTCAGCAACATTTCCTGTTAAACCACCCAAGTTAGTAGTAATTGTCTTGGTGAAGGTTTCATTAACATCAGCTGTAACTGCCTTGGTTGCAGCGTAGAAGTTGGCAATGTTAGTACCACGACCACCAAAAATTCCCTCCAAGAATTTTTCCAAGTAGTTGAGATCACAAATAATCATTTGAGTTTCTCCTGAAAAGTGCAACTTTTTTAGGAATACTTTGTTTTAACCAGTCTGTTACTGGTTATACAAATACTACAATTCTTTCATGGAAAAGTCAATTTGTTTTGATGAGTTTGTAATTTAAAAAACTAATGTATTTAAGTATAAAAAAAGCTCATATATAGTATGAGCTAATTTAAAAAAGGCAAAATAATTTTAGGCAATAATAACTTTAGTTACTGCCTAGCAAGACTTACGAATATTAAACTTATTTTTTAAACAATAAGTTGGTAATTTGTGGATATATTCACAAAATACTAAAAAGAAGAAATTATTAAATTTTAAACAAATATACTAGCATCGGTAAAATGTTTAAAGCTTAAAAATATCTACCTTTAACCAGATAAATTTAATAGCCTATTTAGTTTTAGTAAAGGACGTATCTAGCAATTCCTCCTGCGATCGCACGTTTGCATCCGAGTCTATCTGAGTGACAATTTTCATAGCGTTAATTTGTTGCTTTAACCAATGAGAAAATGACTCTGTAATGATTTTTTGGCGCAATTGTTCATCTAATTGGGGTTGAATAATTTCTTCTACCCAAATTAAATGCACCCCTTTGGGAGTCGTAATCGGTTTGAGAGCATTTGGTGGTGCAGCAGCAAATACAGCTGCTGCAATCTCTGGACGAAAATCTTTGCGGTATCGAAGTCCTTGATATCCATAAGCACGGCGGAGTTCTGGTTCTGGAATATATAAACGAGCAATTTCAGGAAAATTGATTTCGCCTTCTTCTAGGGCATAAAAAAGCTCTAAAGCCAAGTCTCGATCCTCGAAGACAACTTCGTAGGTAACGGCGGCGACATAATCTAGTTGGTGTTCATAAAAGTGCTTTTCGAGTTGATCAGAAAATAGATGATTTGCCAACTTCCGCGAAAGGATTTTGTTGTAGGCTAATTCTTCAAACTCATTCACAGACAGGTGATGTTTTTCTAGCCATGTCCAGGTGTCTTTAGCTTTGACAAGCTTCTTAGCAAACCTTAAGGCATCTCCTTCTTGCTGTAGTTCTTCTGGTGTGACTGTAATTCTTAGCTCTTGAGCTGCTTTGGTAATAATGCTTTGGGAAGCGATCGCCTCCACTACATCAGGTATCTGGCAGGAAAGTTTGAGGCTGTGAATGATATCTGAGGTTGAAATAGTGAAATTTTCCGACATGATACAGATTCCTTCATAGAGTATTCTTTATCTCAAACATAGATAGGATGGAGTTTTGATGCTTAACTTATTTATTATTCAAACCCGATTTTGAAGCGGGGTCTAGGTCACAATGGTTCTATGCAGATACAGATTTAGTTGATAATTCTTTATCAATTTTTTCTGCTAGTTTGTAAGACATTAACGGGGGATTTCGGTAGTTGCTGGCAGTTTTTCTAAATCCCCATCGTCTAGCTTCAACTTCTGAAACTCCAAACTCTGCGGCTAGCTTGGGGTAAGACCAGCCATATTTCCTCATTAGGTCAATTGGATGCATATAATAACCTTGTGAATTAATGCTGTAGCTCTCTAGGGTGAGTTCTCAACCTGGTAGGTCGAAGGCAAACTTGATATGCGCGAAATGGAAGTGTTGACTAAATCTCTAAACCGCCTTTTTGCAGTTTTTTGAACGGATCTAAAACAAAATCAATCACCCGCCGTTGGCGAATGATCACTTCAGCATTTGCTGTCTGACCGGCACCTAATGGGATACGTTTGTTGCCATTTTCAACATATTGCTGCTCTAAGGTGATTTCTAATTCATAGTTTTCGATGTTCCCTTGCGGTGTTTGGGTAATTTTCGAGTCAGGAGAGATCCAAGTAACTTTCCCTGGTACGATGCCATAGTCTTGGAAGGGATAGGCATCAAACTTGACTTTAACTGGCATTCCTACCTTCAAAAAACCACTATCCTGATTAGGCATACTAGCTCTGAGTACGAAATCTGCATTCTTGGGTGCGATTTGGGCAATCCTTTGGCCGAGTTGTACTACTGCTCCCGATTTCGTGGTGGGTAATTCAAAAATCACCCCATTAATTGGCGATCGCACCACTCGTTGCTGTATTTGAACTTTTATAGATGTAATCTGGCTTCTAGTCTGAGCGACTTCTGATTGCACTGCTGTTATTTGCGCCTGTAGGTCTTTTAGCTGTTCCTGATTTTTCATTACAGCTAGTTTCCCGGCTTGCATCAAACTTTTATAGCTACTTTGTTCCTCTTGTAGTCGCAGTTTTGCTTGTTTGATATCCGACTCTAACGTTTTGATAGTTACTTGATAACGATTTAGTTCTTCCGCTAAACGGAATTCTGCTTGTTTGATATCTGATACAGCCCTGCTATAGAGTCGTTTACTTTCTTGTTGTTCTTTTTTAAGTTGATCAATTTGCGTTGCAGAAACTGCACCATCGTAAACGAGTTTGCTAAAGCGTTCAATTTGCCTAGAATCTATACTCAAACGGTTTTTAGCCGATTGCTTATCATCGCGAGTGGTGTAAATCTGCTGCTGGGCTTGCTTAACTAATGCTTGTTTTTCTAACTTTTGGAGGTCATAGCTACTCAGTTTGGCATCTAGGTTTTGCTGCGCCTGGTTAACTTGAGCTATTTTTTCTAATTCTTGGGATTTATTTTGTTGCTCTAAAAGGTTAGTTGACATTAGGAGTTGATTTTTGAGCAATTCCAGTTGCGATTGCCGATTTTGTAGCCCTTGCAATTTGCTCATGCTTTGTTGCAGTTCCGTTTGCAGGACATCAGACTCTAGTTCTACTAGAACCTGGCCGGCTCTGACTGTATCTCCTTCTTTGACCATAACTGTTTTGACACTCCCAGCAGCTTGAGCGTCTAATTTTTGAGTTGCGCCTTTAGGTTCTATACGCCCTCTAGCACTACCAGTCTCATCTACTTTCGAGAGAGTTGCCCAAGGTAAAAAAAGACCAGCAAAGCCTATGAGTACATACAACAAACCACGAGTCCAAATCCGAGGTAAGGCATTGAGCAATGCTTCAGTACCGTAGTACAAGTCTTGACTGTTACTTTCTGCCTCAGCAACTTCTACAGATTCCTCTTGCTGTGTGTAACTTTGGTATTCATCTGTTTCATTTTGAGGAACTGGGGATGATCTATTGGGAGATGGCATAGTTTTAGTTTCAATAACAGTGGATAGGGAGTGGGGAGTGGGGAGTGGGGAGTGGGGAATAGGGGGCAGGGGGAGCAGGGGAGGCAGGGGAGGCAGGGGGAGAAATAACCAATGCCCCATGCCCAATGCCCAATCTCAACTAACTTGAGCCATTTGTTGTTGATTCAGGTAGTAATAATGACCTTTTTTAGCGATTAATTCGTCGTGGGTACCACTTTCTACCAAAACGCCTTGATCTAAAACCAGAATCAAGTCAGCGTTGCGGACTGTAGAGAGGCGATGGGCAATGATTACACTTGTGCGTCCTTGAAGAATTGTTTTGAGGTTGTTTTGAATGATTCGCTCTGATTCGGAATCTAGATGGCTGGTGGCTTCATCAAATAGTAATAATCGAGGATTTCCGAGCAAAGCACGAGCGATCGCTAGGCGTTGGCGTTGTCCACCAGAAAGCATACCGCCGCTTTCACCAATTTGGGATTCGTAACCCATCGGTAGTTTTTGAATAAATTCATCGGCTCCGGCGTATTTTGCTGCTTGGACAATTTCTTCTGAAGAAGCATTTGGATGAGCGATCGCAATGTTTTCTCGAATTGTCCCACCAAAGAGAAAGGTATCTTGGTCTACAACACCGATTTGAGAACGGAGCGATCGCAACGAAACACTAGTGATGTCACGACCATCAATTAGTAATTTGCCATCTGTCGGTGGATATAAACCTAAAATCAATTTACTCAGGGTTGTTTTTCCAGAACCACTGCGCCCCACCACTGCAACCATCTGTTCTGGCTGGATTTCAAAGTTAAGATTTTCTAAGACGTTAGTCTCACTTTCTGAGTGATAGCGAAAGGTGACATTATGAAAGCTAATGTGACCACGAAGCTTACCCAACGCCTTCCGAGGTTTAGTTTCTAAGTCTTCTTCTGGTTCCGCCTCCAACACATCATTTATGCGTTCGGTGGAAATCACAATTTCTTGCAATTGATTCCACAGCATAGATAGCCTCTGGAAAGGACTCAAGACGTTACCCACCAACATATTGAAAGCAACTAATTGTCCAATCGTCAGTTCGCCATTAATTACCTGAGTCGCTCCGTACCACAGCAATGCAGTATTTACAAAAGTTTGGATAACGCCACTGAGAATTTGCAGCTGATTACCAATTATCTGAGCATTAAAGCCTTTTTTGATTAAATCATTCAGCAGTTCCTCCCAACGCCAGCGCACAGTCTGTTCAATTGACAATGAGCGGACGGTACGAATTCCACTTAGGGATTCTATGAGATAGCTTTGTTCTTTAGCGCCTGCATTAAAAATTTCTCTGGAGATGCGGCGCAAAATATTTGTGCTAGCCAGCGCCAAGATAAAAAATGGCGGTACTGTACACAGCACGAATAATGACATGCGCCAGCTATAGGAGAACATCAAGCCCAGATAAACTACCAATGTCAGCATATCCAGCAAAATGGAGAGTGTCTGACCGGTAAGGAATTGCTGAATTTTCTGGTTTTCTTGGATGCGCGAGACTATATCCCCAACAAAACGCGACTCGAAATAAGAAAGGGGCAAGCGGAAGGTATGTTTGATAAAACCTACGAGTAGAGCGATGCTAACGCGGTTGGCAGTATGAAATAAAAGATATTGGCGTAGAGCATTGACAGCCACACCAAATAACCCAAAAACTATCATCCCCAAACCAATGGCGTTTAAGGTTGTAACGCTACGTTGCACAAGTACTCTATCGAGCAATAACTGAGTGAAGACTGGCGTTACCAGTCCAAATATTTGGATTAATATTGAAGCTGCAAAGATTTCTAATAGTGCCCGATAGTGAGGTTTAATTAACTGAAAAAACTTCCAGAAACCTGTATTTTCGTTTTTAGTATTTTGTAATAAAGCTGTAGGTTCCAGTAACAATGCATAACCACTCCAACCTGCTTGAAATTCAGCTTTTGTCAGGCTGCGTTGACCAAGAGCCGGATCACATACAATCACCCGCTTTTTGGTGATTTCATAGACAACGATGAAGTGGTTGCCTTCCCAGTGGACAATTGCAGGTAAAGGTTGTTCTACCAATTTATCAAGAGTGGCTTTCACCGGACGGGTGGCAAAACCCAGGTTTTCTGCTGCTGTTGCCATAGCCTTTAGAGATGCACCACTGCGGTTGACGTTGGTCATATCCCGCAGGCGATTGATACTAAAATGCTTGCCCCAATAGTTACCAATCATTACTAAGCAAGCAGAGCCACAATCAGCAGCGCTTTGTTGGGCATAGAAGGGATAGCTCTTAGTCAGGCGTTTCCACCAATGCCCCACTTGCACCTGGGGACTGGGAAAGTAAAAACGTGCTTTTTTTGGTTGTTGTTGTGACTGCTGATCTCGCTGGGGAAAAGGAATGATTTTGGATTTTGGAGATTGGGAAGTTTTTTCCCGACTCTTTACTACAGGCGGGATTAATCGCGTCTCTCCCGACTCCCCACTCCCCAGTCCCCAATTCCCTAACTCCGGCAAGTATTCTAGTGCTGCTTGCCGATGGTCGTTTTTGAGAATGTAAGCAATTGTTGGTTGAGTTGCCTGCCAATCACCTTGTTTTGGTTGGGCAAAGATTGTGCCTGGCGTCAAAAAATGACCTTCAGAATGCCGCAGTTGACCTCTGTACAATAGCCATAACTCAGAATCTTGGGATACTTGCGTAGTTAGACCAGTTTCTAAATGCTGTCGCTCAAAGAGAGATAAAGCTTTGAGCATCCCTGGTACAAGTGAAGTATGGCACGGTAATTGTGAGGTTTGGCGACATAACAATAGCAAATCCCAAAGTTCTGCACGGGCAAAAAGGCGATCGCGAATATTAGGATACTTGTCTATCAATGTTTGCAGTGCGTCTTGTCTGAAATAGCCCAGTTTTAAGCTTGTCGAAGCTCTGACTACATAAGGACTAAAGTCAGCTTCAGGAAAAAGAGTCAATTCGCCGAAAACAGACCATGCACCAAAGGTAGTGATTAAATTTTCCGAGCTATCCAATAGTCGGACTTTACCTGTAAGGATAATGTAGATACCAGGATTCGTCTGTGCAGATTGCCAGAACTGCTTTGCTAGTGGTGGCTCCACAATTTCCATTGTTGCCAAAAAGTTTTGTAATTCTTTTTCTGAAAGCTTTGCACCCAAGGTGTACAAGAGCCTTTCGCCTATATGTTCCCCAGAAAGCACGGGTGGCATTTTCTAACCTCCAAGACGAAATTTAGCTATTGGTCTAAATTGAAAAAAATAATAAAAAGTATTACTTTATACTTTTATATTTGCAAGTAAACCCTAAACTTCTTATGAAGAAAGGAGTATTTTTATATAACAAAGTGTTTTTATTTGGGAAGCAGCGCCACTCGTTGCAACTGAACTCTTGATCTTGACAATCACTAATGTGAATACCAATATATTGGGCTAAACGTTTGCATAGCCAAGCTTATTTACTCGCAAAATAGCAATCCTTGCGGTGTCTTAGGCAGCCACAAGATTTGTGTTTTCAGCAAGAGGTTAAATAAGAGAATTTAGAAGCAAAGCGTCTCCAGCTTTGCCAAGGAATCAGAATCAGTTTAGTGGGGATGCTTCCGTCTAGAGCCTATAACCTACAGCATTAAAAAGCTGGCTTGGGGGAGGCTACAGTCAAGAGACGAGAAAAACTATAAAGCACATTATGATTTTTTGAGATTTCACTACTAAGAAAATCTCATTTCAACAATATTGTTTGCTATGCTTAGAAGCTACTAAACTCAATCTTTTTACAGTCATGTTTAGTCTCTTTAAACATATACACAAAAAATTATGTATATTTTGTTGCACCTCCTCTAGCAGAACTAATCTGAGTGGTTAAATAGTTTTGCGATAAACATATTTACATAATTAGCTTACACTGATTAACTAAAAGTTTGAATAGCCTACGCTTATTTTCGTGTAAATTTTCTGAAATATTATAAAATGGACTATTCTTTGCAGAAAAAATACAATCTGTACCCCTTAAAACATTAAATCTTTAAAAAATAGACCATACCTTATGATACAAATGATGACGGCACATAATACTCTCAGTTCGCCGATTTTATCAGGAGTTAGAAACAAAGTATACTCAGGGATATAAAGACTGGTCACTAAGTTGAGTGTAAATAGTCGTTAGCAACCCAACTATGAACAAGAATACGCTATAAATTTAGTATACTTGAGTAGACTTTAGCTAAAAGCCAAAGAACTTTAGTTCAAGGCGCGTGAGGAAGCGAACAGTTAAGCTCTTGTAAATTAGATATAGCGAGTAAAGAAAAGCTATGCTTGCCGATAGCCCAAACGCTCGTATTTCAGGTTAAAATGCGGGTTCTGGTCAAGGTCGAGTGATAGTCATTGGAGCAGGCTTTGCTGGGTTAAGTGCTACACGGCTATTAAAAACTAAGGGATACGATGTTACGGTATTGGAAGCTAGCGATCGCCTGGGTGGTCGAGTCAAGACGAAACATCAGTTAGGTACGCCTATTGAGAGGATGATGGTAGAAAATTTTTTCGCCTCACCAGCAGAAGAACTCGGATTTGCTAACTTGATACCTAAGTCAGCCACCCAAGCACAGACAGAACTACTTCCAAGTAGCGATCGCTTTGTAGTAGGTGGTATGGATAGATTATCTGGCTCGTGGGCTAACTATTCAAAGCTAAGGCGATTTCTGAAGCAGTTCCTGCACTCATACCGCAGGCAATTACCACATCACTAGAACTTCCGCCTTGTAATAATTATCATTACTAAAACTGAATATTTGATTTGCTGAAAGTCTCATCTAGAAAGGGTTTTGGGGTTTATCTGATCCTGGCTGCTAAATTTTAGAATACCAATTTTGAAATTATTCGTTTTTTGCATAAAACACAAAATTTGAGGTGAATAGTATTCTATGGTTGTGTGGAATTTTTTTCAGTCTAGGGATGACACTGTTTTTGACAATCTAATAAATCCCCACTAAGAAAAATTCACAACTTTGTTGATAAAAACCTGAATTTACAGTGTTAAATAGAATTTATCTCAAGTTCGGGTGATTACTAAACTCAAAGAACCCCATCCCGCCAAAGCTATGCTTTGTCTCCCCTCCCCTCAAGCGGGAGGGATTGAGAGGTGGATTAAACGTTTAAACTTAAAGTTAATACCAATGAACCTGATATTACTTCTACAAAATAATAAAAGCAACCTACCCTAAATATTTGCTGATAGAACACTACTTAAATTAAGGGGCAGGTTGTTATCTTTCAATATTTTTGATTTTGCTGCCCCAACTTTTAGATAGAAAATGGCTGAACTAGCCTTTTTTGACAAGTCAGGAATTTTCTATTATATGAATGTTTTCGTTAGCTATATTTACTTGATTTGTTGCAGATTACTAATTGTAATGAATATTTCATCATCAGTTCTTTGCTTATCATAATCAATGTTAATTTGAGTAGGATAGCCAAGTGTTGGGTTATATTGTACAGTCAAGTTGTCTGCTCTTTGAATTAACGCATTTCTAATGATATTAAAGAGTTTAGGAATTGTATTATATTTTTCAAATAATCCTGTATCTACTGGATGTTTACTATATTTATAAGTAATGGAAGTTGTGACTCCATTACGTACTTCAATAATCACTGGTTCTGTGGCTTTGGGAAAACAGAAGCAACTTCTAGTAAATTCATAGCGATAGTTAGAGATGTTTTTCTG from Nostoc commune NIES-4072 includes:
- a CDS encoding DUF6174 domain-containing protein encodes the protein MRLPIAITAILVAFLGLSTPVISQPPIQVSQKPTSNSFALEQFKSNSRLWRQKNISNYRYEFTRSCFCFPKATEPVIIEVRNGVTTSITYKYSKHPVDTGLFEKYNTIPKLFNIIRNALIQRADNLTVQYNPTLGYPTQINIDYDKQRTDDEIFITISNLQQIK